Proteins encoded in a region of the Isosphaeraceae bacterium EP7 genome:
- a CDS encoding twin-arginine translocase TatA/TatE family subunit: protein MFPQLGLPEMLVVMGVAVMLFGKRLPEVGRSLGKGIVEFKKGLSGIEEEFHAASNGMSSTPARRDDYDFDSSRKSSPVAEVPKFEAPSAPPVPKMEYEPQVYPD, encoded by the coding sequence ATGTTCCCGCAGCTTGGCCTACCCGAGATGCTCGTCGTGATGGGCGTGGCCGTGATGCTCTTCGGCAAGCGATTGCCCGAAGTCGGCCGGTCGCTCGGCAAGGGGATCGTCGAGTTCAAGAAGGGGCTCAGCGGCATCGAGGAAGAGTTCCATGCCGCCTCCAACGGCATGAGCTCCACCCCGGCCCGCCGCGACGACTACGATTTCGACTCCTCGCGCAAGTCGAGCCCCGTCGCCGAGGTCCCCAAGTTCGAAGCCCCCTCGGCCCCCCCCGTCCCCAAGATGGAATACGAGCCTCAGGTCTATCCCGACTGA
- a CDS encoding twin-arginine translocase TatA/TatE family subunit translates to MTLLAFLPNLGTPELMIVAFVSLLIFGNRLPSVMRSLGKSVTEFKKGVSGIEEDINENVVAEKKTPTTTP, encoded by the coding sequence ATGACCCTACTCGCATTCCTGCCCAACCTGGGCACCCCCGAGCTGATGATCGTCGCCTTCGTCTCCCTCCTGATCTTCGGCAACCGCCTGCCCAGCGTCATGCGATCGCTGGGCAAGAGCGTCACCGAGTTCAAGAAGGGGGTCTCCGGCATCGAGGAAGACATCAACGAGAACGTCGTCGCCGAGAAGAAGACCCCGACGACCACCCCCTGA